The sequence TGATCACATCGGCGCCGTCGTCGACCGCGCGCCGGATCGCCGCCGCGAACACCGCCCCGGTGACGGTCTCCCCGTCGGCGCCCTGCGGGTCGTTGGCGTTGCGCTCACTGACCCGGATCGGCACGATCGTGGCATCGGGCGCCAGGCCGTAGAAGCCCACCCCGTCCTGCCGGCCGGCGGCGATGATGCTGGCGACCGCCGTGCCGTGCGAGACGCAGTCCACGTCGCCCCCGGGCGTACCGCGCAGTGCGTCGAAGCCGGTGGTCACCCGTCCGGCCAACTGGGGGTGCCCGCTGTCGGTGCCGGAGTCGACGACCGCGACCCGCACTCCCGCGCCGGTGCTGAACGGCCAGACACGCTGCGGTGCGAGCCACCGCTGGTGCCAGGGAGTCTCGGTGTTGACCTGTCCCGGATCGCTCGGATTCTGGCAAATCGCCGGTGCGGCACGGGCAGGGTTGGCCACGGGAGCCGACAACATCGTGGCCAATGCTGCTCCCACCAGCGCGTACGTCGCTGTAGGACGGTCCCGGACCATTCGTGCGACCTCCCCGCGGAGCCGTGTCCGCTGCATCGTAGCGGCGGGCGACCGCAGATCGGGCGCCCCGACGTCGCACCGATTCAGTATGGTCGAGGCATCACGCCCAGGCGCGGGCGGGACGTGGACGTGCACGGGGAGGACACGCCATGGACGTACAGGCGCTGCGCGCCCGTGCCGACGAGCTGATGGCTCAGTTCGAGCGGATGCGCTCCGGTGTGGGCGACCTTCAGCAGCACCTCAGGGCGGTGAAGGCCACGGTCACCTCCGACGATGGCCTGGTCACTGTCACGGTGGGGGCACGAGGCCAGGTGACGAAAGTCGAGTTCGACCCCCGCATCTACCGCCGGCCGAACTCGAAGGAACTTTCCACCACCGTCACCGAGACGATCCGGCGAGCGACCGAGAAGGCCATGGCCGAGGTCGAGGAGCTGGTCCGGCCGTTCGTGCCCGACAGCCAGTTCCAGGCCTACATCGACCACGACCTGGACGGCATCTTCCGGCAATTGGACAGTGACCTGCCCGGGGAGGACAAGCGATGACCGAGTTGCAGGAAACCTTCGTCAAGCCGGACGCGGCCCTGGAGGGCGCGAACCATCTGGGCGCCGCCGGTGCCCGGTTGGCCACGGCCTGGAGCAACCTCTCGGGCACGATCACGGCCCTCAACGGCGGCAAACCCAGCCCCTGGGGTGACGACGAGCCGGGCAACGCGTTCAACAAGGACTACCTCGGCGGCGAGGACCAGCCGGCGCAGCGGGTCCTGGAGATGGGTGCCGAGCTGATCCCCGTGGTCGAGCTGTTGGGCCCGACCGTGAAGGGTGCGGTGGAAGGCACCGTCGACGTCGACGACATGGTCAAGACCCTGTTCGGCGGCGACGGCCGGTAGCCGTAACCAGCAGCCGGTCGGCTTCGGACGGAGGGGCACTCGGGGTGGCGGTACCCAATCCCAGGAACTCCCTGGGCGAGTACGCCTGGGTCTGGGACGCCATCTGCTGGGTGAGCGCGGGCGAGGCGTGGCCCAGCGGCGACGAAGACAAGATGCGCGAACTCGCCGACGCCTGGCAGGCGCTGGCGAACGCGGTCGGCGACGCGCTGGGCCAGGCCGATCCGGCGGTCATGAAGATCCTGCAGAGCTGGGGAGGCGGTGCCGGCGAGGCTTTCGGTGGGCTGTGGAACCAGATCGGTGTGGACCCGAACGGCGGCCTGCCACTGATCCAGGAGATCGCCGGCGCGTATGCGGTCGGCTGCGACCAGGCCGCGCTCGAGATCGAGTACGCCAAGTTGACGGTGCTGATCGCGGTCATCATCACCGTCATCGCCGTGTTCGTCGCGCTGCTGATGGCCTGGCTGGGCGGAGTGTCGGCCGGCGCGATCCCGGGCATCCTGGCCGGCGGCCGGCAGGCCGTGACGATCGCCTTCCGGCGACTGATCGCTCAGATGGGACGCCAACTGCTCACCCGGGCTGGGGCGCGGGCCGCCCTGCGGATGGCCGGGACGAGGATCGGGCAGCTGGTTACCAGTCAGGGCTTCCGGCGGGGTCTCAACCGACTCGGCCTGGAGTTGCTGGAGGAGATCGGCGAAGAGCTGATCATCGATGTCGGCGCCCAGGCGTACCAGATGAACACGGGCGAGCGCCGCCAGTGGGAGGGCAATCGGACCCTCACCGCCGGTCTGGGCGGTGCCTACGGCGCAGTGCTCGGCACTGGCGTGAGCTGGGCCGGTCGCCGGGTGGCACCGCGGATGCCGTTCTCGTTCAGTCCGTCGCAGCTGTCCTTCCGGGGCAGCGGCATGGTCCGCTGGGGCAGCAGCAGTCTCACCTCCGGCGCCCAGAACGCTGTCGTCTCACCCGCCGCCAGCCTGCTCGCCAACCGCACGGTCACCGGGAAGTGGGACATGCCTGGCGCGGAGGCCTTCCTCGGTGGCTTCGCCAGTGGCGCCGGCCGCACCGGCGCGACTCTCGCCGGGGGGGCCGCCGGCAATCTGGGAGCCAGGGCCACCAACTGGAGCCTGGGCAGGTCGGGCATCGAGCTCGCGCCCGGCGCCGGGCCCGGTGCGGGCGGTATCGACCCGGCGTCCGGCGTCGGGGGTGCGAATGGTCTCGGCGACCTCGGCGGAGCCACCGACGCGGGTGCCGGTTCGACGTCGGGTGCCGGTTCGACGTCGGGTGCCGGCCCGTCCGCCGGCGACGCCGCTGGAGCGGGCCTCGGCGCGCCCGGCTCGGATGGTGCCGGCAGTGCCAACGGAGCGGGTGGCACGTCCGGCGCCGGGGTCACCGGCGGCACGACCGAGAACGGTCCCGGCACGGTACCGGACAGTGGGTCCGGCTCGATCAGCCTCGCACCGCCCACGGCGGAGGCGTCGGTTGTGCCGGAGGCGTCGGTGATGCCGGCGGCGGAGGCGCCGGTAGCGCCGGCGCCGGTAGCGTCGACCGTGGACGGTGGCGCGCCGACCGGCGACCCGACCACGGGCGACGGCACATCCCGCGTCGACGGCACGACCGGATCCCCGGTGGCTCTCCCCGCCGATGGCGTGGCCACTACGCCCACCCCCGCGCGCGGCGACGGCACCGTGACGGGCGTTTCCACCGCCGATGCCGACCAACAGGCGACGCCGGACAACCGCGACGCAGCGGTCACCGCCTCGCCCGGCTTCGACCGACCCACAAGCGACGCGACCGGTCGGACCGACGGCGGGTCGGTGCCGGGCCTGCGAACGGAGGCCGGCCCGGCCGCGCCCGGCGACGGTTCGGCCAGCCCTGGTCGCCCGGTCACGCAGACCCCGCCAGCGACTTCACCGGCGCCGGTCCGGTCGAAAGCCAAGCCGGTCCCGTCGTCGCGGACGCGCCACCGACGGTGCTGCCCGCCGCCCCGGTGGCCACGCCGCCCGCCGCCCCGGTGGTTGGGCCGACGCCGGCCAACGTGACACCCGCCGGCGCCGCGGTTCCGACGAACCCGGCCCCCACGACCGGCACGCCCACGACGACCGGTACGCCCACGACGACCGGCCCCAACGTGTCGACGCCGCCCACGGCCGGCACGAACAGCCCACCAGCGGCCGGCACCCAGCCCACCACCGGCAACACCGCCACGCAACCGGTGCCCGGCCGCACGACGCCGGCCGCACCGGCCGCACCGGTCGTCGATCCCACGGCGGCGAACACGTCCGGGTCGATCTCGCTGGCGCCGGCCGCCGGCACCACCTCGGCCGACCCTGACCAGCCGGCCCGCCCACCGTCCACCGACCGACCGGAGGTGCCTGGACCGGTCGCCCCGGCGGTGCCGGCGGCGACGGCCGGCACCGTGCCGGCGGCGGCCGTCGCCGGCCCTCCATCACCCCCACCGTCGACACCGATCAGGATGCGGACCGGACCGACCCGCCGCAGCGGACCGGCGACGGCGGGCCGGTCGTCGTCCCGGTGCCGGGCAGTACGGGAACCCTGGCCGGTGACCCGACCGCGCCAGGGGTGCCCGGAGGCCCGGTCGATCCACAGACCCTCAGGCGCTCGGCGGGGCCGACCGGACGAGGCACGCACAGCTGGCAGCTCAACCCGACGGCGGTCGACGGCGATCCCTCCGGCCCGGACGCGGAGCGCACCCTGATCGAGGCGTCGCGGACGTTGGCGGAGACCGTCCGGACGGCGGTCAAGGCCACCACCGTCTCCAGGGGCAAGCAGCCCGGCATGGCCGGGGCACTGCTGACGCCCGACGGCGAGATCACGACGCACACCAGCATGACCGGTGACAAGAGCGCCAAGCCGACAACCCAGCCGAGGACGCATCCGCTCGCGCAGGCGGCGTTGGATCGGACGGCGGCGGCACTGGGCGAGGGCAGGGGCAAGGGGCACGGCAAGTGCGCCGAGGTCGCCCTGGTCTCCGACCAGCTCTATCGACTCGAGATGCAGTGGCGGGAGGCTGGCGAGCCCGGCAACTTCGAGCAGTACGCCCTGGACGCCCTGGCCGGGTCCAAGATCGTCACGCATCAGGTCGCGCCAGCGGTCTCGAACAGGGTTCGGTACGAGCTCGGGCACCACCGACCACCGTGCAACTCCTGCGCGCACTTCCTGCCGCAGTTCGACGTGGAGCCGATCACCGATCCGGATCGGGACGTCAGCGTCTACCAGCCGCCCGTGCCGGGCCTGGCCGGCACCGGCCCGCCACTGAGCGACGGCCGGCCGCTCGGGCAGCCGGATGGCCTGGTACCGCCGGCCCGGGCCGACCAGGACGCGCTCGACGCGGCGGTCCCCCAGGATCCGAGCACCGGGCGCCCGCTCGCCCACCCTGATCCGCGTGTCGGCCGCTGGGGAGATCTGGTCAACGACGGTGGGCCGACCGTCACGGGTCGCGACAACAACTGCGCCGACGTCGGCCTCTCCGTCCTGTCGACGTGGTTCGGCCGGCCCGAGGTTGCCGCGCCGACGGCGCCGTCGGCGACGGTGGAGGTGGGCAGTACCGCCCGGCAGGAACAGGCGCTGCGGGCCAGCTTCGCCCACCAGGGCTCCGGCACGACGGGGCTGGACGCGGTCGCCGAAGCGCTCCGGTCGGCTGGTCCCGGATCGGCGGCGCTGATCGTCACAAGCTGGGCTGGCGAGCCCGGCGCGCACACCTGGAACGCGGTCAACCACGACGGCACCATCGTCTGGTTCGACGGCCAGAATCGACTGGTCTCCGATACCGACCCGCTGCACGCGGCGCGGGTCGACGAGGTCTGGTCGATCGTGCTCGACGCCGAGGGCGATCCGGTCGGACGCTCCGCGCCCGAAGTGAGCAGACCGGCACCGGTCCCGCCGGCCTCGACAGCGGACGCAGCGGCGGCGATTCCGCCGGCGGGACGGGACCGGGACGCCGGACCGACCGGCCGGCCCGGCATCGACGCGGACGCGACCCGGCCGGACACGCCGCCCGGCGGCCCGACCACCTCGGACACGCCGCCCGGCGACGCGCGCCCCGGTAGCGATCCCGCGATGGATCCCGAGAGCGATCCTGGGCCGGACGCCGTGGCCAACACCGACCCGGTGGCCTGGCCCGACATGCAGGGCTGGCCGATGCCGGACACCCGCCGGATCGGGCCGGATCAGCTGGCGCCGCTGGAGGACGCCCGCTACCAGGACGATGTCGCGGACAGCCTGCGCACGCCCGAGGGGTACGAGGTCTCCGCGGACCCGTCCACCCACCCGTACGGCCAGCTGATCAACGACGGTGGGCCGGACCAGCCGGGGCGCGGCAA is a genomic window of Micromonospora tarapacensis containing:
- a CDS encoding YbaB/EbfC family nucleoid-associated protein, yielding MDVQALRARADELMAQFERMRSGVGDLQQHLRAVKATVTSDDGLVTVTVGARGQVTKVEFDPRIYRRPNSKELSTTVTETIRRATEKAMAEVEELVRPFVPDSQFQAYIDHDLDGIFRQLDSDLPGEDKR
- a CDS encoding WXG100-like domain-containing protein — encoded protein: MAVPNPRNSLGEYAWVWDAICWVSAGEAWPSGDEDKMRELADAWQALANAVGDALGQADPAVMKILQSWGGGAGEAFGGLWNQIGVDPNGGLPLIQEIAGAYAVGCDQAALEIEYAKLTVLIAVIITVIAVFVALLMAWLGGVSAGAIPGILAGGRQAVTIAFRRLIAQMGRQLLTRAGARAALRMAGTRIGQLVTSQGFRRGLNRLGLELLEEIGEELIIDVGAQAYQMNTGERRQWEGNRTLTAGLGGAYGAVLGTGVSWAGRRVAPRMPFSFSPSQLSFRGSGMVRWGSSSLTSGAQNAVVSPAASLLANRTVTGKWDMPGAEAFLGGFASGAGRTGATLAGGAAGNLGARATNWSLGRSGIELAPGAGPGAGGIDPASGVGGANGLGDLGGATDAGAGSTSGAGSTSGAGPSAGDAAGAGLGAPGSDGAGSANGAGGTSGAGVTGGTTENGPGTVPDSGSGSISLAPPTAEASVVPEASVMPAAEAPVAPAPVASTVDGGAPTGDPTTGDGTSRVDGTTGSPVALPADGVATTPTPARGDGTVTGVSTADADQQATPDNRDAAVTASPGFDRPTSDATGRTDGGSVPGLRTEAGPAAPGDGSASPGRPVTQTPPATSPAPVRSKAKPVPSSRTRHRRCCPPPRWPRRPPPRWLGRRRPT